One window of Deltaproteobacteria bacterium genomic DNA carries:
- a CDS encoding alpha/beta hydrolase produces the protein MPNINLPSGVNMYFETHGQGEPLVLIPSTGFSAEAWKPSQLPLAQSTNLIIHDPRGCGRSVATQQVYTINQMANDIVALLDHLKIPSAHLCGHSMGGRIALEMALNFPGRVKSLIMAASGSGQVPRPGPDCVPGLPHWLVIRMVEKGFEKALREEYCDTSAFFTDDYRKKNPTTVEAFFQQVWPTHAKLSEYIHLIIARHNWEATHRLGDVKVPTLILIGDNDSGRSNHLAQAEAVKNRIAGAELKLLKGQSHGFFWQAPEDTNRTIADWVKQHSAK, from the coding sequence ATGCCGAACATCAACTTACCGTCAGGCGTGAACATGTATTTCGAAACCCACGGCCAAGGCGAGCCGCTGGTGCTGATTCCGTCCACCGGATTTTCCGCGGAAGCGTGGAAGCCGTCGCAGTTGCCGCTGGCGCAGTCGACAAACTTGATCATTCACGATCCGCGCGGTTGCGGCCGCTCGGTAGCGACGCAGCAGGTTTACACGATCAATCAGATGGCCAACGACATCGTCGCTCTGCTCGATCATTTGAAAATCCCCTCGGCCCATCTCTGCGGCCATTCCATGGGCGGGCGCATCGCGCTGGAGATGGCGCTCAACTTTCCCGGCAGAGTGAAAAGCTTGATTATGGCGGCCAGCGGCTCGGGCCAAGTGCCGCGTCCAGGTCCTGACTGCGTTCCCGGCCTGCCGCACTGGCTGGTAATTCGCATGGTCGAAAAAGGTTTTGAGAAAGCGCTGCGCGAAGAATACTGCGACACCAGTGCGTTTTTCACCGACGACTACCGCAAGAAAAATCCCACGACCGTCGAAGCGTTTTTCCAACAAGTATGGCCGACCCACGCCAAACTCTCCGAGTACATTCATTTGATCATCGCGCGCCACAACTGGGAGGCGACGCACCGCTTGGGCGACGTCAAAGTGCCGACGCTGATTTTGATCGGTGACAACGATTCCGGCCGCAGCAATCACTTGGCCCAAGCCGAGGCGGTCAAAAATCGCATCGCCGGTGCCGAGCTAAAATTGCTCAAAGGCCAATCCCACGGATTTTTCTGGCAAGCGCCGGAAGATACCAATCGAACGATCGCCGACTGGGTGAAGCAGCACAGCGCGAAGTAA